One segment of Streptosporangium brasiliense DNA contains the following:
- a CDS encoding MIP/aquaporin family protein, which translates to MAERLKARGLLGELAAEFAGTLILILFGVGVVAQVVAAGIGDHDSIAWAWGLGVTLGVYVAARISGAHLNPAVTVALAAFKGFPWRKVLPYSLAQTAGAFVAALIVRWNYSEVLTAADPGLTIKTQGVFSTLPGNGTLPVGTWGAFRDQVIGTAILLLLILAVSDVRNSPPAANLAPFVVGLIVVAIGMAWGTNAGYAINPARDFGPRLASFLTGYGTAWRDQYGQLYFWVPIVAPVIGGLIGAGLYQAVVARFLPPAEEPEAGRVPSPADYETA; encoded by the coding sequence ATGGCGGAACGACTGAAAGCCAGGGGACTGCTCGGCGAACTGGCCGCCGAGTTCGCGGGCACGCTGATCCTGATCCTGTTCGGGGTGGGCGTCGTGGCGCAGGTCGTCGCGGCCGGCATCGGCGATCACGACAGCATCGCGTGGGCCTGGGGCCTGGGCGTCACCCTGGGCGTCTACGTGGCGGCCCGGATCAGCGGGGCGCACCTCAACCCGGCCGTCACGGTCGCGCTGGCGGCCTTCAAGGGCTTCCCCTGGCGCAAGGTCCTGCCCTACTCGCTGGCGCAGACCGCGGGCGCGTTCGTGGCGGCGCTGATCGTGCGGTGGAACTACTCCGAGGTGCTCACCGCGGCCGACCCCGGGCTCACCATCAAGACCCAGGGCGTCTTCTCCACCCTGCCCGGCAACGGGACCCTGCCCGTCGGCACCTGGGGCGCCTTCCGCGACCAGGTGATCGGCACCGCGATCCTGCTCCTGCTCATCCTCGCCGTCTCCGACGTGCGCAACTCGCCGCCGGCGGCGAACCTGGCGCCCTTCGTGGTCGGCCTGATCGTCGTGGCGATCGGCATGGCCTGGGGCACCAACGCCGGCTACGCCATCAACCCGGCCCGTGACTTCGGACCCCGCCTGGCCTCCTTCCTCACCGGCTACGGGACGGCCTGGCGCGATCAGTATGGCCAGCTCTACTTCTGGGTGCCTATCGTGGCACCGGTGATCGGCGGACTGATCGGCGCGGGACTCTACCAGGCCGTGGTGGCCCGCTTCCTGCCGCCCGCGGAGGAGCCCGAGGCGGGCCGGGTGCCGTCGCCGGCCGACTACGAGACCGCCTGA
- the glpK gene encoding glycerol kinase GlpK: MADFVGAVDQGTTSTRFMIFDHGGNEIARYQLEHEQILPQAGWVEHNPLEIWERTRAVIETTMARADLTAADLVALGITNQRETTVVWNRVTGRPYYNAIVWQDTRTDRIAAALDRDGRGDVIRRKAGLPPATYFSAGKIQWILENVEGVRRAAEDGEAIFGNTDTWLLWNFTGGTDGGVHVTDPTNASRTMLMNLETLDWDDELLSFFGIPRRMLPAIKPSSNPDLYGTTRRTGPLGGEVAISGDLGDQQAATVGQVCFEVGEAKNTYGTGNFLLLNTGHELVRSKNGLLTTVCYQFGADRPVYALEGSIAVTGSAVQWLRDQLGIISGAAESEALARQVDDNGGVYFVPAFSGLFAPYWRSDARGAIVGLSRFNTNAHIARATLEAICYQSRDVVEAMRQDSGVALDVLRVDGGVTANDLCMQIQADVLGVPVSKPVVAETTALGAAYAAGLAVGFWKSTDELKQNWNEDRRWQPEWSDEQRAVGYAGWKKAVNRTLDWVDLS; the protein is encoded by the coding sequence ATGGCTGACTTCGTCGGAGCCGTCGACCAGGGAACCACGAGCACCCGTTTCATGATCTTCGATCACGGTGGCAACGAGATCGCCCGCTACCAGCTCGAACACGAGCAGATCCTGCCGCAGGCCGGCTGGGTGGAGCACAACCCGCTGGAGATCTGGGAGCGGACCCGGGCGGTGATCGAGACGACGATGGCCAGGGCCGACCTGACCGCCGCCGACCTGGTGGCGCTGGGCATCACCAACCAGCGCGAGACCACGGTGGTGTGGAACCGGGTCACCGGCCGGCCCTACTACAACGCCATCGTCTGGCAGGACACCCGCACCGACCGGATCGCCGCCGCGCTGGACCGCGACGGCCGGGGCGACGTCATCCGCCGCAAGGCCGGGCTGCCGCCGGCGACCTACTTCTCGGCCGGCAAGATCCAATGGATCCTGGAGAACGTCGAGGGGGTGCGCCGGGCCGCCGAGGACGGCGAGGCGATCTTCGGCAACACCGACACCTGGCTGCTGTGGAACTTCACCGGGGGGACCGACGGCGGCGTGCACGTCACCGACCCGACCAACGCCAGCCGCACCATGCTGATGAACCTGGAGACCCTCGACTGGGACGATGAACTGCTGTCCTTCTTCGGCATCCCCCGCCGGATGCTGCCGGCCATCAAACCCTCCTCCAACCCGGATCTGTACGGCACGACCAGGCGCACCGGCCCGCTGGGCGGAGAGGTCGCGATCTCCGGTGACCTCGGCGACCAGCAGGCGGCGACCGTGGGGCAGGTCTGCTTCGAGGTGGGGGAGGCCAAGAACACCTACGGCACCGGTAACTTCCTGCTGCTGAACACCGGTCATGAGCTGGTGCGGTCGAAGAACGGCCTGCTGACCACGGTCTGCTACCAGTTCGGCGCCGACCGACCGGTGTACGCGCTGGAGGGGTCGATCGCGGTGACCGGCTCGGCGGTGCAGTGGCTCCGTGACCAGCTCGGCATCATCTCCGGCGCGGCCGAGAGCGAGGCGCTGGCCCGGCAGGTCGACGACAACGGCGGGGTGTATTTCGTGCCGGCCTTCTCGGGGCTGTTCGCTCCCTACTGGCGTTCGGACGCGCGGGGCGCGATCGTCGGGCTGTCGCGGTTCAACACCAACGCCCACATCGCGCGGGCCACCCTGGAGGCGATCTGCTACCAGAGCCGCGACGTCGTCGAGGCGATGCGGCAGGATTCCGGCGTCGCCCTCGACGTCCTGCGGGTCGACGGCGGCGTCACCGCCAACGACCTGTGCATGCAGATCCAGGCCGACGTCCTGGGGGTGCCGGTGTCCAAGCCGGTCGTGGCCGAGACGACCGCGCTGGGCGCCGCCTACGCGGCGGGGCTGGCCGTCGGCTTCTGGAAGTCGACCGACGAGCTCAAGCAGAACTGGAACGAGGACCGGCGCTGGCAGCCGGAGTGGTCCGACGAGCAGCGGGCCGTCGGCTACGCCGGCTGGAAGAAGGCGGTCAACCGGACCCTCGACTGGGTCGACCTGTCCTGA